The proteins below are encoded in one region of Telopea speciosissima isolate NSW1024214 ecotype Mountain lineage chromosome 10, Tspe_v1, whole genome shotgun sequence:
- the LOC122643691 gene encoding cytochrome P450 71B10-like — translation MDLLTFLALFFVPLLPLLLLIWKTKTGKPLKLPPSPPGLPIIGNLHQMGALPYRTLAELAHEYGPVMLVRLGRVPVVFVSSPEMAKEVLKNQDANMCSRAAQPGTRKISYDYKDIAFTPYGEWWREIRKICTLELLSPKAVQSYLYVREEEVANMVDSIAKASSDPIDISEKIVNLTDTLICRTAFGKVYKGRGFDNGKFSEAVHDAMACLSNFSGEDFFPYFGRIIDKLTGHTATVDRAFHNLDNFFEMAIQDHLNPNREKTEHEDIIDVLLRLKKDQSRRIPITNNHIKGVLKDVFLASVDTSALSMGWVMTEFIRHPNVMKKVQAEIRNHVGKKGKVQESDLEELHYFRAALKESWRLHTPSPLLIPRETMCDCKLDGYDIPNKTRIHVNVFAIHKDPKIWKNPDDFIPERFIENPLDVRGQSYEYLPFSSGRRGCPGINMGVAIVELAVANLLYSFDWQLPKGMKIEDINMEEIFNLTLIKKTPLILMATPYDLS, via the exons ATGGATTTACTTACATTTTTAGCTCTGTTCTTCgttcctcttctccctctcctgcTTCTCATATGGAAAACCAAAACTGGGAAGCCACTCAAGCTTCCACCTTCCCCGCCTGGGCTTCCCATCATAGGCAATTTGCATCAAATGGGTGCCTTGCCTTACCGCACATTAGCAGAGCTCGCCCATGAATATGGACCGGTCATGCTTGTTCGTCTAGGCAGGGTACCGGTGGTGTTTGTCTCATCCCCTGAAATGGCAAAAGAGGTCTTGAAGAACCAAGATGCCAACATGTGTAGCAGAGCTGCTCAGCCTGGCACAAGAAAGATATCTTATGATTACAAAGATATTGCTTTCACTCCCTATGGAGAATGGTGGAGAGAGATCCGCAAGATTTGTACTTTAGAGCTTCTTAGCCCCAAAGCCGTTCAATCCTATCTGTatgtgagagaagaagaggttgCTAATATGGTTGATTCTATTGCCAAAGCTTCTTCAGATCCTATTGACATCTCTGAGAAGATAGTGAATCTCACAGACACCTTGATATGCAGGACTGCTTTTGGTAAGGTTTATAAAGGGAGAGGCTTTGATAATGGTAAATTCTCTGAAGCAGTCCATGATGCCATGGCTTGCTTGAGCAATTTTTCTGGAGAGGATTTCTTCCCCTATTTTGGGCGAATCATTGACAAACTCACAGGACACACTGCAACGGTTGATAGGGCTTTCCATAATTTGGATAATTTCTTTGAGATGGCCATTCAGGATCACCTTAATCCCAATAGGGAGAAAACAGAGCACGAAGACATCATCGACGTCTTGCTCCGACTGAAGAAAGACCAATCTAGACGAATTCCCATCACCAATAACCACATCAAAGGAGTTCTCAAG GATGTATTCCTTGCTTCAGTAGACACAAGTGCTCTTAGCATGGGGTGGGTAATGACAGAGTTTATCAGGCATCCAAATGTGATGAAGAAGGTGCAAGCCGAGATCAGAAATCATGTGGGTAAGAAGGGAAAGGTCCAAGAAAGTGATCTGGAAGAGCTTCATTACTTCAGGGCAGCATTGAAGGAGAGCTGGAGATTGCACACACCTTCACCTCTGTTAATTCCTCGAGAAACCATGTGCGATTGCAAGTTAGATGGTTATGATATCCCCAACAAAACAAGAATCCATGTTAACGTTTTTGCAATCCACAAAGATCCTAAAATTTGGAAGAACCCAGATGATTTCATTCCAGAAAGATTCATTGAGAACCCACTTGATGTGAGAGGGCAAAGCTATGAGTATTTGCCCTTCTCATCAGGGAGAAGGGGTTGTCCTGGGATTAATATGGGAGTTGCAATTGTGGAGCTCGCAGTGGCAAATCTTTTATACAGTTTTGATTGGCAACTTCCCAAAGGAATGAAAATTGAAGACATCAACATGGAGGAGATATTTAATCTCACTCTCATCAAGAAGACACCTCTCATACTGATGGCTACTCCCTACGACCTGAGTTGA
- the LOC122643692 gene encoding uncharacterized protein LOC122643692 codes for MPNQEDVPIAASGDLQVGTSQAPMLSASLDPSSPYHLHHSDNPGALLVSTPLNGDNYPTWRRAMRMALFAKNKMMFVNGTLTRPTAPLSAVQTWDRCNFMVLSWILNVLTKTIADSVIYAETASSIWKELEDRFSRSNAPLVFHLKRSIATIQ; via the coding sequence ATGCCGAACCAGGAAGATGTTCCAATCGCTGCTTCTGGTGACCTGCAGGTTGGCACCTCCCAAGCCCCTATGCTTTCTGCCAGCCTCGATCCCTCTTCACCATATCATCTCCATCACTCTGACAATCCTGGTGCGTTGCTTGTTTCCACGCCACTCAATGGTGACAATTATCCAACTTGGCGGCGAGCCATGCGCATGGCACTCTTTGCCAAGAATAAGATGATGTTCGTTAATGGGACCCTAACACGTCCCACTGCACCACTCTCTGCGGTCCAGACTTGGGATCGATGCAATTTCATGGTTCTTTCCTGGATCCTCAATGTCCTCACCAAGACCATTGCGGACAGCGTGATCTACGCTGAGACTGCCTCTTCAATTTGGAAGGAACTTGAGGATCGGTTTTCTCGCAGCAATGCTCCTCTCGTCTTCCATTTGAAGCGCTCCATCGCCACTATACAGTAA